One Mercurialis annua linkage group LG3, ddMerAnnu1.2, whole genome shotgun sequence DNA window includes the following coding sequences:
- the LOC126675213 gene encoding putative germin-like protein 2-1, with amino-acid sequence MAARILFFLGFLALSFAFSLASDPKPLQDFCVADASAAVVVNGVACKDAKVVQANDFFFSGLHLSGNTSNPIGSKVTPVNVVQIPGLNTLGISLARIDYAPWGINPPHTHPRASEILTVVEGSLEVGFVTSNPENKLITKVLNKGDVYVFPVNLIHYQRNVGQSKAVAIAALSSQNPGVITVANAVFGSNPAIPSDILAKAFQLDAKVVGYLQQKF; translated from the exons ATGGCTGCTCGTATTCTTTTCTTCTTAGGATTTCTTGCTCTTTCTTTCGCATTTTCTCTTGCTTCCGATCCTAAGCCTCTCCAAGATTTCTGCGTGGCCGACGCTAGCGCCGCAG TGGTGGTAAACGGTGTAGCTTGCAAGGATGCAAAGGTGGTTCAAGCCAATGACTTCTTCTTCAGCGGACTTCACTTATCAGGCAACACATCAAATCCAATCGGGTCGAAAGTAACTCCAGTAAACGTTGTCCAAATTCCAGGTCTCAACACTCTCGGCATCTCTCTAGCTCGTATCGACTACGCTCCATGGGGTATCAACCCCCCGCACACCCACCCTCGTGCCTCCGAAATACTAACAGTCGTCGAAGGCAGCCTGGAAGTAGGATTCGTCACGTCTAACCCCGAAAACAAGCTCATCACAAAGGTTTTAAACAAGGGAGATGTGTATGTGTTTCCAGTAAATCTGATTCATTACCAAAGAAATGTAGGGCAGAGTAAAGCTGTGGCTATTGCGGCTCTAAGCAGTCAAAATCCGGGTGTTATTACTGTGGCTAATGCTGTGTTTGGATCTAATCCTGCAATTCCTAGTGACATTCTTGCAAAGGCTTTTCAGTTGGATGCTAAAGTTGTTGGTTATCTCCAACAAAAGTTCTAG